A portion of the Ignavibacteria bacterium genome contains these proteins:
- a CDS encoding co-chaperone GroES, which produces MIDLQKIIVVGDRVLIKPEENLEKTSSGLYLPAGVLEREKVQSGYVIKAGPGYPAGAPADDEEPWKEAKASAKYIPLQAKEGDLAIFLRKEAIEIEIEKEKYLIVPQGAILLLFRDDLLNF; this is translated from the coding sequence TTGATCGATTTACAGAAAATTATAGTTGTAGGTGACCGCGTACTGATTAAGCCGGAAGAAAACCTGGAGAAGACCTCGAGCGGGCTTTACCTGCCGGCCGGAGTGCTTGAAAGGGAAAAGGTGCAGAGCGGATATGTAATAAAGGCCGGTCCAGGATACCCCGCAGGCGCACCCGCCGATGACGAGGAGCCGTGGAAGGAAGCAAAAGCCTCGGCCAAGTACATACCGCTTCAGGCAAAAGAGGGTGATCTGGCCATATTCTTAAGAAAAGAAGCCATAGAAATAGAAATTGAGAAAGAGAAGTATCTTATTGTTCCGCAGGGGGCAATACTTCTGCTTTTCAGGGACGACCTGCTGAATTTTTAA
- a CDS encoding hydrogen peroxide-inducible genes activator — protein MVSLIQLSYIVAVDNYRHFATAAKHCYVTQPTLSMQIQKLEEELGILIFDRSKQPVAPTDIGRSIIEQARRTLQEAARIQDIIELQSTEVSGTLRLGVIPTVAPYLLPLFLDSFLKNYPKVNMIIDEIQTEQILEKLRKEEIDLGLMATPLYQSDLIEKPLFYEPFVAYVSKDHRLFQKKKITPEDLSSKDMLLLKEGHCFRGHALQLCKDEKSRDGKELSPNLLRFEGGNLDTLKKLVEKNFGMTLLPFLAARDIDKAKRQLHVREFNSPVPKREISLVYLRAYLKKHIINVLEEEILRSIPEELLSKEKSLIVG, from the coding sequence CGTTAAGCATGCAGATTCAGAAGCTGGAAGAAGAGCTGGGCATATTGATCTTTGACCGCAGCAAGCAGCCGGTGGCCCCGACAGACATAGGGCGTTCTATTATAGAGCAGGCCAGGCGGACACTGCAGGAGGCGGCAAGGATACAGGACATTATTGAGCTCCAGTCGACGGAGGTTTCAGGAACTCTCCGCCTTGGGGTAATACCGACGGTTGCGCCATATCTGCTGCCGCTTTTTCTGGACTCTTTCCTTAAGAATTATCCCAAGGTCAATATGATAATTGACGAGATACAGACTGAGCAGATACTGGAGAAGCTGAGGAAAGAGGAAATTGACTTAGGGCTTATGGCCACGCCTTTGTATCAGAGCGACCTGATAGAAAAGCCTTTGTTCTATGAGCCCTTTGTAGCCTACGTATCCAAGGACCACAGGCTTTTCCAGAAGAAAAAGATTACGCCTGAGGATCTTTCTTCAAAGGATATGCTTTTACTGAAGGAAGGGCACTGTTTCAGGGGGCATGCCCTGCAGCTTTGCAAGGACGAGAAAAGCCGCGACGGCAAGGAATTGTCGCCTAACCTCTTAAGGTTTGAGGGCGGGAACCTGGATACGTTAAAAAAGCTGGTGGAGAAGAATTTCGGCATGACGCTTCTTCCCTTTCTTGCCGCAAGGGATATTGATAAGGCAAAAAGGCAGCTGCATGTGCGTGAATTCAACTCTCCCGTGCCCAAAAGGGAAATAAGCCTTGTATACTTAAGGGCATATCTGAAAAAGCATATTATCAATGTGCTTGAAGAAGAGATATTAAGGTCAATCCCCGAGGAGCTGTTGTCGAAGGAGAAAAGTCTCATTGTGGGCTGA